The Lacrimispora xylanolytica genome has a segment encoding these proteins:
- the mfd gene encoding transcription-repair coupling factor, producing the protein MSGLFEKPLRELKDFEDLSKDLEKKAGPIGASGCMDSQKVHLMYEAAKNAGMKLVVTYDDTRAREIFEDLSYFDTNVWLYPARDLLFFNADIHGNLLTKQRMTVFRRLMEENTGWVVTTIDGLMDHLLPLKYLKNQVLSVKSGQTIEVETWKKRLGELGYERMGQVDGMGQFSIRGGIIDVFPLTEELPVRIELWDDEVDSIRTFDLESQRSIDQLEEIQIYPATEMTLTKTQIEDGIEAIQKEIKKYEKDLKAQSKVEEALRIRSIINELLEGLKEGFKQQGLDGYIHYFCPDSVSFFDYFDKDSTVVFLDEPERLKEKGETVEMEFRESMIHRLNNGYLLPGQTGLLFTAKEMLARTQTGTTVYLTGLEQKLTGFAVKNRYSFQVKNVSAYQNGFELLIKDLTRWKKEGYRVVLLSASRTRASRLAGDLREYDLRAYCPDDSGEDREVKPGEILVTYGKLHRGFEYPMIKFIVITEGDMFGGEKKKRKRKKTTYEGTKIQNFSELSVGDYVVHEDHGLGVYRGIEKIEQDGVIKDYLKVQYADNGNLYLPATRLDGIQKYAGADAKKPKLNRLGGEQWNKTKTRVKSAVKEIAKDLVMLYAARQETHGFQYGEDTVWQKEFEEMFPYEETDDQWDAIEATKGDMESKKIMDRLICGDVGYGKTEIALRAAFKAVQDGKQVVYLVPTTILAQQHYNTFAQRMKDFPIRVDLMSRFRTPGQIKKTIEDLKRGMVDIVVGTHRVLSKDIQFKDLGLLIIDEEQRFGVTHKEKIKQLKENIDVLTLTATPIPRTLHMSLVGIRDMSVLEEPPVDRMPIQTYVMEHNDEMVREAIHRELSRDGQVYYVYNRVSNIDEVANHIAKLVPEANVTFAHGQMHEHELEKIMFDFVNGEIDVLVCTTIIETGLDIPNANTMIIQDADRMGLSQLYQLRGRVGRSSRISYAFLMYKRDKLLKEEAEKRLQAIREFTELGSGIKIAMRDLEIRGAGNVLGAEQHGHMEAVGYDLYCKLLNQAVLELKGERKEEETYNTVVDCDIDAYIPTSYIKNEYQKLDIYKRISGIENEEEYMDMQDELMDRFGDIPKPVENLLKVAALKALAHSAFVTEVNINRQEVRLTMYKNARLKVEGIPKIVEQYRGDLKFLMGEEPRFTYLDRKKNLSTDTMISQAEVLLKQIGELSEKD; encoded by the coding sequence ATGAGCGGATTATTTGAAAAACCATTGAGGGAGCTTAAGGACTTTGAAGACCTCTCAAAAGATCTGGAAAAAAAGGCCGGGCCCATAGGGGCAAGCGGCTGCATGGATTCCCAAAAGGTTCACTTGATGTACGAAGCAGCAAAGAATGCTGGAATGAAGCTGGTGGTGACCTATGATGATACCAGAGCCAGAGAGATTTTTGAGGATTTAAGCTATTTTGATACAAATGTGTGGTTATATCCGGCCAGGGATCTTCTGTTTTTCAATGCCGATATCCATGGGAATTTACTTACCAAGCAGCGTATGACCGTATTCCGCCGCCTGATGGAGGAAAACACCGGCTGGGTCGTTACCACCATTGACGGACTTATGGATCACCTGCTTCCATTAAAGTATCTGAAAAATCAGGTGCTTTCTGTAAAGAGCGGCCAGACCATTGAGGTAGAGACCTGGAAAAAGCGTCTGGGAGAGCTTGGGTACGAGCGAATGGGACAGGTGGACGGTATGGGACAGTTCTCCATTCGAGGCGGTATTATCGATGTATTCCCGCTGACGGAAGAGCTTCCTGTTCGAATTGAGCTTTGGGATGACGAAGTAGATTCCATTCGTACCTTTGATTTGGAAAGCCAAAGATCCATTGACCAGCTGGAGGAAATTCAGATTTATCCTGCTACGGAAATGACGCTGACGAAAACCCAGATCGAAGATGGAATTGAGGCAATCCAAAAGGAAATAAAAAAATATGAAAAAGACTTAAAGGCCCAGTCAAAGGTGGAGGAAGCCCTGCGGATCCGCTCTATTATCAATGAGCTGTTAGAAGGGCTTAAGGAAGGCTTTAAGCAGCAGGGCCTTGACGGCTATATCCATTATTTTTGCCCAGACAGCGTTTCCTTTTTCGACTATTTTGATAAAGACAGCACAGTGGTGTTCTTAGATGAGCCAGAGCGGTTAAAGGAAAAAGGGGAAACTGTGGAAATGGAATTCCGGGAAAGTATGATCCATCGATTAAACAATGGATACCTTCTTCCTGGACAGACCGGTCTCCTTTTTACGGCTAAGGAGATGCTTGCAAGAACCCAGACTGGAACTACCGTCTATTTAACCGGCCTGGAACAAAAGCTCACTGGCTTCGCAGTAAAGAACCGTTACAGCTTTCAGGTGAAAAATGTAAGTGCCTACCAAAATGGCTTTGAGCTTTTAATCAAGGACCTGACCAGATGGAAAAAGGAAGGCTACCGGGTGGTTCTTTTATCAGCCTCCAGAACCAGGGCAAGCCGCCTTGCCGGAGATTTAAGAGAGTATGATTTAAGAGCCTACTGTCCCGATGACAGCGGAGAAGACAGAGAGGTAAAGCCAGGAGAGATTCTGGTCACTTACGGTAAGCTTCACCGCGGCTTTGAGTATCCCATGATTAAATTCATCGTCATTACTGAAGGCGATATGTTTGGGGGAGAAAAAAAGAAGCGAAAGAGGAAAAAGACCACCTACGAAGGCACCAAAATCCAGAACTTCTCTGAATTGTCCGTAGGCGATTATGTGGTTCATGAGGATCACGGCCTTGGAGTTTATCGTGGAATTGAAAAAATCGAGCAGGACGGCGTGATCAAGGACTACTTAAAGGTACAATATGCGGACAACGGAAACCTGTATCTTCCTGCCACCAGACTTGACGGAATTCAGAAATACGCCGGAGCCGATGCTAAAAAGCCAAAGCTGAACCGCTTAGGCGGCGAGCAGTGGAACAAGACAAAGACAAGAGTCAAAAGTGCAGTCAAAGAGATCGCAAAGGACCTTGTCATGCTCTATGCCGCAAGACAGGAGACTCATGGCTTTCAGTACGGCGAGGATACGGTCTGGCAAAAGGAATTTGAAGAAATGTTTCCCTATGAGGAGACCGACGACCAGTGGGATGCCATTGAAGCCACCAAGGGAGACATGGAAAGTAAGAAGATCATGGACCGTCTTATTTGCGGTGACGTAGGCTACGGAAAGACAGAGATCGCCTTAAGAGCCGCATTTAAAGCCGTACAGGACGGAAAACAGGTGGTCTATCTGGTTCCTACCACCATTTTGGCCCAGCAGCATTATAATACCTTTGCCCAGAGAATGAAGGACTTCCCCATCCGGGTGGATTTGATGTCAAGATTTAGAACCCCAGGACAGATCAAGAAGACCATCGAGGATTTAAAACGGGGCATGGTGGACATTGTAGTGGGAACTCACCGGGTCCTGTCAAAGGATATACAGTTTAAAGACCTGGGACTTCTTATTATAGATGAAGAGCAGCGCTTTGGCGTGACCCATAAAGAAAAGATCAAGCAGCTAAAGGAAAATATCGACGTTCTAACCTTGACCGCAACTCCTATTCCAAGAACGCTGCACATGAGTCTGGTAGGAATCCGTGATATGAGCGTGTTAGAGGAACCGCCGGTAGACCGTATGCCCATTCAGACCTACGTCATGGAGCACAACGATGAAATGGTCCGTGAAGCCATTCATAGAGAGCTTTCCAGAGACGGACAGGTGTATTATGTATACAATCGTGTCAGCAACATTGATGAGGTGGCAAACCACATCGCAAAGCTGGTACCGGAAGCCAATGTAACCTTTGCCCATGGACAGATGCATGAGCATGAGCTGGAAAAAATCATGTTTGATTTTGTAAATGGTGAAATTGATGTTCTGGTCTGCACCACCATCATTGAGACAGGTCTTGATATCCCCAATGCCAATACCATGATCATACAGGATGCGGACCGTATGGGCTTATCCCAGCTTTACCAGCTCAGAGGCCGGGTAGGACGCTCCAGCCGGATTTCCTATGCATTTTTAATGTATAAACGAGATAAGCTTTTAAAGGAAGAGGCGGAAAAGCGTCTCCAGGCCATCCGTGAATTTACAGAGCTTGGCTCAGGAATCAAGATCGCCATGCGTGACTTAGAAATCCGTGGAGCCGGAAACGTGCTGGGAGCAGAACAGCACGGACACATGGAAGCCGTTGGATATGACCTTTACTGTAAGCTCTTAAATCAGGCTGTATTGGAGTTAAAGGGAGAGCGAAAGGAAGAGGAAACCTACAATACTGTGGTGGACTGCGATATAGATGCTTATATTCCAACTTCCTATATTAAGAATGAATATCAGAAGCTTGATATCTATAAGCGTATTTCCGGCATTGAGAATGAAGAGGAATACATGGATATGCAGGATGAGCTGATGGACCGTTTCGGAGATATCCCAAAGCCTGTTGAGAATCTTTTAAAGGTTGCGGCCTTAAAAGCACTGGCTCACAGCGCCTTTGTAACAGAGGTCAATATAAACCGTCAGGAAGTCCGCCTCACCATGTACAAAAATGCCCGCCTGAAGGTAGAGGGAATTCCAAAAATCGTGGAGCAGTACCGTGGAGATTTAAAGTTCCTTATGGGCGAAGAACCAAGGTTCACCTATTTGGATCGAAAGAAAAATCTGTCTACAGATACCATGATAAGCCAAGCGGAAGTGTTATTAAAGCAGATTGGGGAATTGTCTGAAAAAGATTGA
- the spoVT gene encoding stage V sporulation protein T codes for MKATGIVRRIDDLGRVVIPKEIRRTLRLREGTPLEIFTDREGEIILKKYSPMVELTAFASQYAEAMAQTTGLTVCISDRDQVIAVAGGSKKELLQKTISKQLETVINERTVVLAGKDEKGFIPLTGEVLEGITAQVVAPIICEGDAIGAVALLSREPRARFGDMETKLATTAAGFLGRQMEG; via the coding sequence ATGAAAGCAACTGGCATAGTTAGAAGAATTGATGACCTGGGAAGGGTGGTTATACCGAAAGAGATCAGAAGGACACTTCGCTTAAGAGAGGGAACTCCGCTTGAGATATTCACAGACAGAGAAGGAGAAATTATCCTTAAGAAATACTCCCCAATGGTAGAGCTGACCGCATTCGCTTCCCAGTATGCTGAGGCAATGGCACAGACTACGGGATTAACTGTTTGCATCAGCGACAGAGACCAGGTCATTGCTGTGGCAGGCGGTTCTAAAAAGGAACTGCTCCAAAAAACCATAAGTAAGCAGTTAGAGACTGTTATCAACGAGCGTACCGTAGTACTTGCAGGAAAGGATGAAAAAGGTTTTATCCCCCTGACAGGAGAAGTACTGGAAGGGATTACGGCCCAGGTTGTGGCTCCAATTATTTGTGAGGGAGATGCAATTGGTGCCGTAGCACTTTTAAGCAGAGAGCCAAGAGCACGTTTTGGTGATATGGAGACAAAGCTTGCAACTACGGCTGCCGGATTCTTAGGCCGTCAGATGGAAGGATAA
- a CDS encoding NAD(P)/FAD-dependent oxidoreductase: MKDANKKYDVIIIGAGPSGIFCAYELIEKKPELKILMIEKGRPIEKRMCPKRTTKTCVGCKPCSITTGFAGAGAFSDGKLSLSPDVGGNLPEILGYDKTVELLKESDNIYLKFGADENVYGVDKQKEIQEIRRSAINANLKLIECPIRHLGTEEGYKIYTRLQEHLLEQGVEMAFNTMVKDIIIEDNKAKGIITDKEETIFADEIVSAIGREGSDWFSHICNHHNIETMVGTVDIGVRVEVRDEVMEFLNKNLYEAKLVYYTPTFDDKVRTFCTNPSGEVATEYYENGLAVVNGHAYKSQEYKTNNTNFAILVSKNFTKPFKTPIEYGKHIAQLSNMLCDGKILVQTFGDFQRGRRTTEERLCRNNIIPTLKDAVPGDLSLVFPHRIMVDIKEMLLALDKVTPGIASDETLLYGVEVKFYSNKVVVNADFETSVEGLRAIGDGASVTRGLQQASANGISVARSILNK, translated from the coding sequence ATGAAGGATGCAAACAAAAAATACGATGTGATCATCATTGGTGCAGGCCCCTCCGGCATTTTCTGTGCCTATGAACTGATTGAGAAGAAACCGGAACTTAAGATACTTATGATTGAAAAGGGACGCCCCATTGAAAAACGGATGTGCCCAAAGCGTACCACCAAGACATGCGTTGGCTGTAAGCCCTGCTCCATTACCACAGGCTTTGCAGGAGCCGGAGCATTCTCTGACGGAAAGCTTTCTTTATCTCCTGATGTGGGAGGCAATCTTCCGGAGATTTTAGGATACGATAAAACCGTGGAGCTGTTAAAAGAATCCGATAATATCTATTTGAAATTCGGCGCAGATGAAAATGTTTACGGCGTTGACAAGCAAAAGGAAATCCAGGAGATCCGCCGAAGTGCCATCAATGCCAATTTAAAGCTGATTGAGTGTCCCATCCGCCATTTAGGTACGGAAGAGGGCTATAAGATCTATACCCGCCTCCAGGAGCATTTACTGGAACAAGGCGTGGAGATGGCCTTTAACACTATGGTAAAAGATATTATCATTGAAGATAATAAGGCAAAGGGCATTATTACCGATAAGGAAGAGACTATCTTTGCAGACGAAATCGTATCTGCCATTGGACGGGAAGGCTCTGACTGGTTCAGCCACATCTGCAATCATCATAACATTGAAACAATGGTTGGAACCGTAGACATCGGTGTCCGGGTAGAAGTCCGGGACGAAGTCATGGAGTTCTTAAATAAGAACCTTTACGAAGCCAAGCTTGTGTATTACACTCCTACCTTTGACGACAAGGTGCGTACCTTCTGTACCAACCCTTCCGGTGAAGTAGCCACAGAATATTATGAAAATGGACTGGCCGTTGTCAACGGTCATGCTTATAAATCCCAGGAATACAAGACGAACAACACAAACTTCGCCATTCTTGTTTCCAAGAACTTTACAAAACCATTTAAGACCCCTATTGAATACGGCAAGCACATTGCCCAGCTCAGCAATATGCTCTGCGATGGCAAGATTCTGGTTCAGACCTTTGGAGATTTTCAGAGGGGAAGAAGAACCACAGAGGAGAGGTTATGCAGAAATAATATCATCCCAACCTTAAAGGATGCCGTACCGGGAGACTTATCTTTAGTTTTCCCTCACCGTATTATGGTTGACATAAAAGAGATGCTTCTGGCTCTTGATAAGGTAACACCTGGTATCGCCAGCGATGAGACTTTATTATATGGAGTTGAGGTTAAATTCTACTCTAATAAGGTTGTTGTGAATGCTGACTTTGAGACCAGTGTGGAAGGACTTAGAGCCATTGGTGATGGGGCATCTGTGACCAGAGGTCTACAGCAGGCTTCTGCGAATGGGATTAGTGTGGCTAGAAGTATTCTTAATAAATAA
- the pth gene encoding aminoacyl-tRNA hydrolase — MYIIAGLGNPSREYEKTRHNVGFEAIDILADKLGIQVTDKKHRAFSGMGLIGTEKVILSKPQTYMNLSGESIGSMADYYKVEPDHIIVICDDINLEEGQLRIRAKGSAGGHNGLKNIISHLGTQEFLRIRVGVGEKPKEMDLADYVLGRFPKAQEAIMEDAYGAAAEASIMIVTDGADAAMNQYNRKK; from the coding sequence ATGTATATCATCGCAGGATTAGGAAACCCATCGAGAGAATATGAAAAGACCAGACACAATGTTGGTTTTGAAGCCATTGATATTCTGGCGGACAAACTTGGGATTCAAGTAACCGATAAAAAGCACCGGGCATTTAGCGGTATGGGATTGATTGGAACGGAAAAGGTGATTTTATCAAAACCCCAGACTTACATGAATTTAAGCGGAGAAAGCATTGGTTCCATGGCAGACTATTATAAGGTGGAGCCAGACCACATTATAGTCATCTGCGATGACATCAATTTAGAAGAAGGACAGCTTAGAATTCGGGCGAAGGGAAGTGCCGGAGGCCATAATGGACTTAAAAATATCATCAGCCATTTAGGAACCCAGGAATTTTTAAGAATCCGGGTGGGAGTGGGAGAAAAGCCAAAGGAGATGGACCTGGCGGACTATGTTCTTGGACGTTTTCCAAAGGCTCAGGAAGCCATCATGGAAGACGCGTATGGAGCAGCAGCCGAGGCTTCCATTATGATAGTAACAGACGGAGCAGATGCTGCGATGAATCAGTATAACAGAAAGAAATAA